One window of Ailuropoda melanoleuca isolate Jingjing chromosome 3, ASM200744v2, whole genome shotgun sequence genomic DNA carries:
- the TEX43 gene encoding testis-expressed protein 43 produces the protein MAVMASGKDTCPILPKLANSCSDESSYKPSNKCNEVHLPRFSLKQGMIPRRYIMPWKENMKFRNMNLKRAEVCGIHAGPLEDSLFLNHSERLCHGEDREVVLKKGPPEIKIADMPLHSPLSRYQSTVISHGFRRRLV, from the exons ATGGCAGTGATGGCTTCAGGGAAAGACACTTGTCCTATCTTACCTAAGCTTGCCAACAGCTGTTCGGATGAGAGTTCATATAAGCCTTCTAATAA GTGTAATGAGGTTCATTTGCCACGGTTTTCATTAAAGCAAGGGATGATCCCAAGACGTTACATTATGCcttggaaagaaaacatgaaattcaGGAATATGAATCTGAAG CGTGCAGAAGTGTGTGGGATCCACGCTGGCCCTTTAGAAGACTCTCTGTTTTTGAATCACAGCGAAAGGCTTTGCCATGGGGAAGATCGGGAGGTTGTCCTGAAGAAAGGCCCGccagaaataaaaattgcagATATGCCTCTGCATTCACCGCTCTCCAGATACCAAAGCACTGTGATCTCCCATGGCTTCAGGAGGCGACTGGTCTGA
- the PHAX gene encoding phosphorylated adapter RNA export protein, producing MAQDAGDMEDGQLSDSDSDMTVAPCDRPLQVPKTLGGDSTVRPFQGTATPCAPVSHYRTVKNVDSSEESFSDSDDDSSLWKRKRQKCFNPPSKPDPFHFGQSSQKPPVPGAKKVNNIWGAVLQEQNQDAVATELGILGMEGTIDKSRQSETYNYLLAKKLKRESQEHTKELDKELDEYMHGSKKMGSKEEENGQGHLKRKRPVKDRLGDRLEMNYKGRYEITEDDSQEKVADEISFRLQEPKKDLIARVVRIIGNKKAIELLMETAEVEQNGGLFIMNGSRRRTPGGVFLNLLKNTPSISEEQIKDIFYVENQKEYENKKAARKRRTQVLGKKMKQAIKNLNFQEDDDTSRETFASDTNEALASLDEPQEGHGETKLDAEEAIEVDHSHDLDIF from the exons AAAACGTTAGGTGGGGACAGCACAGTGAGGCCCTTTCAGGGCACTGCAACACCATGTGCGCCAGTATCACATTATCGGACTGTTAAAAATGTGGATTCAAGTGAAGAGAGTTTTTCTGATTCAGATGATGATAGCTCCCTTTGGAAACGCAAGCGACAGAAATGTTTCAACCCTCCTTCGAAGCCAGATCCTTTTCATTTTGGCCAGAGCAGCCAGAAACCACCTGTTCCTGGAGCAAAGAAAGTTAACAACATATGGGGTGCTGTGCTTCAAGAACAGAATCAAGATGCAGTGGCCACTGAACTTGGTATCTTGGGAATGGAGGGTACTATTGACAAAAGCAGACAATCCGAGACTTACAATTATTTACTTGCTAAGAAACTGAAGAGGGAATCCCAAGAACATACAAAAGAATTAGACAAAGAGCTAGATGAATATATGCATGGTAGCAAAAAAATGGGatcaaaggaagaggaaaatgggcAAGGTCATCTCAAACGGAAACGACCTGTCAAAGACAGACTGGGGGACAGACTAGAAATGAACTATAAAGGCCGGTATGAGATCACAGAGGACGATTCGCAAGAGAAAGTGGCTGATGAAATTTCTTTCAG GTTGCAGGAACCAAAGAAAGATCTGATCGCGCGAGTAGTGAGGATAATTGGCAACAAAAAGGCAATTGAACTTCTGATGGAAACTGCTGAAGTTGAACAAAATGGTGGCCTTTTTATAATG aATGGTAGTCGAAGAAGAACACCAGGTGGAGTTTTCCTGAATCTCCTGAAAAATACTCCTAGTATCAGCGAAGAACAAATTAAG GACATTTTCTACGTTGAAAATCAAAAGgagtatgaaaataaaaaggctgCTAGAAAGAGGAGAACACAAGTGttgggaaaaaagatgaaacaagcaattaaaaatctaaattttcaaGAAGATGACGATACATCACGAGAAACTTTTGCAAGTGATACGAACGAGGCTCTGGCCTCTCTTGATGAGCCGCAGGAAGGCCACGGAGAGACAAAGCTGGACGCAGAGGAAGCCATCGAGGTTGATCATTCGCACGATTTGGACATCTTTTAG